In the Pseudanabaena sp. PCC 7367 genome, one interval contains:
- a CDS encoding iron uptake porin — protein MAKHLLAYASGIGFLCLIFGALPVQAFPHKNQKDLTSIDQLQKSQDFAVSPLSSVTPSFVNSSRASVKLGQVTSVSQLSDVQPTDWAFTALQSLVERYGCIAGYPDRTYRGQRAMTRYEFAAGLNACLDKINEIISSGLADKVSKEDLAALQRLQEEFAAELAALRGRVDVLEAKTTQLEAQQFSTTTKLSGEAIIAAIGATGGAPNQGDPNIILVNRLRLNLSTSFTGNDLLITGLQSHNFMGGVDGQGSLQESLGLASPLLSASSARTSFEPQFPGVDVNTLESISANSVQLYKLLYIFPVADKLTMFAGTAAETSDAFPAITPFYGEGSESISRFASLNPVLRVSGGTSGSGLASAVGFIYDISPSVDWRALYASVNASLPEKSPIEALPGVSTTPLGAGLFSGSTIFATQLTFRPNDSLDIGLNYANSYHEINILGTGLSTADIGSLAGVSAGTPVNLNSFGGTVNWRLSPKISLSGYGAAIFVDDASNAVDASTTLTSWMAGIHFSDLFKSGNNAGLLFGQPLYRVDASGAARLSPEGIDRATPYHLEAYYRFQVNDNISITPGAFVLFNPEGNSNNDTTTVGVIRTTFTF, from the coding sequence ATGGCAAAACATCTACTAGCTTATGCTAGTGGCATAGGATTCTTGTGTCTCATTTTCGGTGCATTACCTGTACAAGCCTTCCCGCACAAGAACCAGAAAGATTTAACCTCGATCGACCAACTGCAAAAAAGTCAAGATTTTGCGGTTAGCCCCCTGTCGTCGGTCACGCCATCATTTGTAAATTCATCCAGAGCCTCAGTCAAACTTGGCCAAGTAACATCTGTATCTCAATTATCGGATGTACAACCCACTGATTGGGCCTTCACGGCGTTGCAATCCCTGGTAGAACGCTACGGTTGTATTGCCGGTTATCCCGATCGTACCTATCGTGGCCAGCGCGCCATGACCAGATACGAGTTTGCGGCTGGTTTGAATGCTTGCTTGGATAAAATCAACGAAATTATTTCATCTGGTCTGGCCGACAAAGTCAGTAAAGAAGACTTGGCAGCACTCCAAAGACTACAGGAAGAATTTGCGGCTGAGCTGGCGGCTCTGCGCGGTCGCGTTGATGTGCTCGAAGCCAAAACAACCCAACTAGAAGCGCAACAGTTCTCGACCACTACTAAGCTGAGCGGAGAGGCGATCATTGCTGCGATTGGTGCCACTGGTGGCGCTCCAAATCAAGGCGATCCAAACATTATCCTGGTCAATCGACTACGCTTGAATTTATCTACTAGCTTTACTGGTAATGACTTATTGATTACGGGATTGCAATCTCACAACTTTATGGGTGGTGTTGATGGGCAGGGGAGCCTACAGGAAAGCTTAGGGTTAGCGTCACCGCTGTTAAGTGCTAGTAGCGCGCGCACCAGCTTTGAGCCCCAATTCCCAGGAGTAGATGTTAATACCTTAGAGAGTATTAGCGCGAACAGTGTTCAGCTTTACAAACTGCTGTATATCTTTCCTGTGGCTGACAAATTAACCATGTTTGCCGGAACTGCGGCGGAAACATCAGATGCCTTCCCAGCAATTACGCCTTTTTATGGTGAAGGGAGTGAGTCAATTTCTCGTTTTGCCAGCTTAAATCCGGTGTTGCGGGTTTCGGGTGGGACTTCGGGTTCTGGTTTAGCATCAGCGGTAGGATTTATTTATGACATTTCCCCCAGCGTAGATTGGCGCGCTTTGTACGCTAGTGTTAATGCTAGCTTGCCCGAAAAATCACCGATCGAGGCGCTACCAGGAGTCTCTACCACGCCGCTAGGGGCAGGTTTATTCAGTGGCAGTACCATTTTTGCGACCCAGTTGACGTTCAGACCCAATGACAGTCTTGATATTGGCTTGAACTACGCCAATAGTTATCATGAAATCAATATTCTAGGTACAGGTCTATCTACTGCTGACATTGGTTCCTTAGCCGGTGTATCTGCTGGCACCCCAGTCAACCTAAACTCCTTTGGTGGTACCGTGAACTGGCGATTGTCTCCCAAGATATCCTTGTCTGGCTATGGTGCAGCCATTTTTGTTGATGATGCTTCTAATGCGGTGGATGCTTCTACTACGCTGACAAGCTGGATGGCAGGGATTCACTTCAGCGATTTATTCAAATCAGGGAATAATGCCGGGTTGCTCTTTGGTCAGCCGCTTTATCGGGTTGATGCCAGTGGTGCTGCGCGACTTTCACCGGAAGGCATCGATCGAGCTACTCCTTACCATTTGGAAGCCTATTACCGTTTTCAGGTGAATGATAATATCAGCATCACCCCTGGTGCGTTTGTGCTGTTTAACCCAGAGGGGAATAGCAATAACGATACTACGACTGTAGGTGTAATTCGGACTACGTTTACGTTCTAG
- a CDS encoding winged helix-turn-helix transcriptional regulator, translating into MVHQRSTCPVESTLGAIGGRWKVLILKELFDRTKRFGELHKALHGITQKMLTQQLREMERDGLVNRKVYQQVPPKVEYSLTEMGKTLEPVLESMHRWGIDFIEHKQELEQAIEEEEGDR; encoded by the coding sequence ATGGTGCACCAACGCAGTACCTGCCCAGTAGAATCGACCCTGGGGGCGATCGGCGGCCGTTGGAAGGTTTTAATTCTCAAAGAGCTATTCGATCGCACTAAACGCTTTGGCGAGTTGCACAAGGCTTTGCATGGCATCACCCAGAAAATGCTGACCCAGCAATTGCGCGAGATGGAGCGGGATGGCCTGGTCAATCGCAAGGTTTATCAACAAGTGCCACCAAAGGTGGAGTATTCGCTTACGGAAATGGGCAAAACCCTGGAACCAGTGTTGGAGTCGATGCATCGCTGGGGAATTGATTTCATTGAGCATAAGCAGGAGTTGGAGCAGGCGATCGAAGAGGAAGAGGGCGATCGTTGA
- a CDS encoding acyltransferase yields the protein MRNLIMAISFFFPWFMRRWILNTFLGFEIHPTSRIGLAWVLPRRLIMEAHTSIGHLTVCKNLELIHMHEYAVIGRGNWITGFPPIESKHFAHLPDRQPQLIMGEHSAVTNRHLIDCTSKVTIGKFATFAGFRSQIMTHSVDIEKGRQTAAPVSIGDYSFVGTDCVILGGSTLPNYSVMGAKSLLNKEYEESHHLYVGIPARPVKALPQDYQYFCRETGFIY from the coding sequence ATGCGCAATCTGATTATGGCGATTAGCTTCTTTTTTCCCTGGTTTATGCGCCGTTGGATTCTCAATACATTCTTGGGCTTTGAAATTCATCCCACCAGCCGGATTGGTTTGGCCTGGGTGTTGCCGCGTCGTTTGATCATGGAAGCCCACACCAGCATTGGCCATTTGACTGTGTGCAAAAATCTGGAACTGATCCATATGCATGAATATGCGGTGATTGGTCGCGGTAATTGGATTACTGGCTTTCCACCGATCGAATCGAAGCATTTTGCCCATTTGCCCGATCGTCAACCCCAGTTAATTATGGGCGAACATTCCGCCGTTACCAATCGCCATCTGATCGATTGCACTAGTAAGGTGACGATCGGTAAGTTTGCTACCTTTGCTGGATTTCGATCGCAAATTATGACCCACAGCGTCGATATTGAAAAAGGCCGCCAAACTGCTGCCCCCGTATCGATCGGCGATTATAGCTTTGTTGGTACCGATTGCGTGATTCTGGGTGGTAGCACCCTGCCCAACTATTCCGTGATGGGTGCAAAATCCCTGCTCAATAAAGAATACGAAGAATCCCACCACTTATATGTGGGAATCCCTGCTCGCCCAGTTAAAGCTCTGCCCCAGGATTATCAATACTTCTGCCGCGAAACCGGATTTATTTACTAA
- a CDS encoding glycosyltransferase → MKILLIGNYLIDRQESMQRFTNMLAAGLVNLGHEVRVIRPEPFWIKLASNFAGGLAKWFGYVDKFLAFPIALKQAIAWAEVVHICDHSNAFYTKYLQHVPHLVTCHDLAAVRGAMGEDTDCPVSTTGKILQSWILNGLKQAQLVVCDSSHTKKDLERLAGGQMAQRSKLLLLGLNHTYGQISAAAIAQRLQAFPQLDLSQPYLLNVGSSLRRKNREGVLQTFKLVCTKLAAQAPDSDYLNYADDANAPEILGSLDQPDNSIAPITNPNPQQMQLVFAGSPLTAEQEQLAQELNLSDRIVQIIKPDNNQLEALYNQAFALLFPSKFEGFGWPVIEAQACGCPVLCSDRTSLPEVAGSGAILRDADDAAGFADAVLEIFNHAQKRQNLVSLGFANIKRFEPAIMIQKYADIYAELLHH, encoded by the coding sequence ATGAAAATCTTGCTGATAGGCAACTACTTAATCGATCGCCAGGAAAGTATGCAGCGGTTTACAAATATGCTGGCAGCGGGGTTGGTCAATCTGGGGCATGAGGTCAGGGTGATTCGGCCAGAACCATTTTGGATTAAGCTTGCATCTAACTTTGCTGGTGGACTGGCTAAGTGGTTCGGTTATGTAGATAAGTTTTTGGCCTTTCCGATCGCCCTCAAACAAGCGATCGCCTGGGCAGAGGTGGTGCATATCTGCGATCACTCCAATGCTTTTTATACTAAATATTTACAGCATGTTCCCCATCTAGTCACCTGCCATGATCTTGCGGCGGTGCGTGGGGCAATGGGCGAAGATACTGATTGTCCTGTTTCCACTACGGGCAAAATTTTGCAAAGCTGGATTCTGAATGGTCTTAAACAAGCCCAACTGGTTGTGTGTGATTCCAGCCATACCAAAAAAGACCTGGAGCGCCTGGCGGGTGGGCAGATGGCGCAGCGCAGCAAATTATTATTACTGGGTTTAAATCATACCTATGGACAAATTTCAGCGGCGGCGATCGCGCAACGCCTGCAAGCATTCCCGCAGTTAGATCTGTCTCAACCATACTTGCTGAATGTCGGTTCTAGTTTGCGGCGCAAAAACAGAGAAGGAGTTTTACAAACTTTTAAGCTAGTTTGCACAAAATTAGCTGCTCAAGCTCCCGATTCAGATTATTTAAATTATGCAGATGATGCTAATGCTCCAGAGATTCTAGGTAGTTTAGATCAGCCAGATAATTCGATCGCGCCAATTACTAATCCTAATCCCCAGCAGATGCAATTAGTATTTGCCGGCTCACCCCTTACCGCCGAACAGGAACAATTAGCCCAGGAATTAAACCTAAGCGATCGGATTGTGCAAATTATCAAACCCGATAATAATCAGCTCGAAGCGCTCTATAATCAAGCTTTTGCGCTGTTATTTCCATCTAAGTTTGAAGGATTTGGCTGGCCAGTGATCGAAGCCCAAGCCTGCGGTTGCCCCGTGCTCTGTAGCGATCGCACCTCCTTACCAGAGGTAGCCGGATCTGGCGCGATCCTGCGAGATGCCGATGATGCAGCAGGGTTTGCCGATGCCGTATTAGAAATATTCAATCATGCCCAAAAACGCCAAAATTTAGTTAGTCTAGGGTTTGCCAATATAAAACGCTTTGAGCCAGCGATCATGATTCAGAAATATGCGGATATTTATGCTGAGCTATTGCATCATTGA
- a CDS encoding DUF1824 family protein has protein sequence MAEPTPEPIAAAQALLNQYVCTEPEIAALDIDQNEVRQATLLLVSFADYCNIGICADNSHQGFRALREYLLALDYEVPFVLEEIPEKNEPVYIKFNARNSTYYQERYTGAYRGVLISCLSDQHEQINGTYGHLPLALFMGES, from the coding sequence ATGGCTGAACCTACTCCAGAACCGATCGCCGCTGCCCAAGCCTTGTTGAATCAGTATGTTTGCACTGAACCAGAGATCGCCGCACTGGACATTGATCAAAATGAGGTGCGACAGGCCACCCTATTGCTAGTTAGCTTCGCCGACTATTGCAATATTGGGATCTGTGCCGATAATTCACACCAGGGTTTTCGGGCACTGCGGGAATATTTGCTCGCCCTGGATTATGAAGTGCCCTTTGTGCTTGAGGAAATCCCAGAGAAAAATGAGCCAGTTTATATTAAGTTCAATGCCCGCAATTCTACTTACTACCAGGAAAGATATACCGGGGCTTATCGGGGGGTGTTGATTTCCTGCCTGTCCGATCAGCATGAACAAATCAATGGCACCTATGGGCATTTGCCTCTGGCATTATTTATGGGCGAAAGCTAA
- a CDS encoding glycosyltransferase translates to MKILNVISSTNPANGGPIEAILQIAPLLIEAGHTSEIISFDLPDDAWLANYPLKVHGIGPSQTSYAYCPRFLPWLRQNAKNYDRIIVHGLWQYCGFGTWLALRDRKSNPELPPYYVYPHGMLDPWFKKTYPLKHLKKLLYWLPIEYWVLKDAAATFFTCEAEKELARQSFAIYKCNEVVVNLGTAKPPVDRHQQQQAFFDQFPHLKETRILLFLGRIHVKKGCDLLIEAFAQIANQDPNLQLVFAGPDQTNWQATLEDRAQDLGISSRITWTGMLLGDSKWGALHAAEALVLPSHQENFGFVVAEALACGTPVLISNKVNIWQEIESDRAGIVANDDLAGTVSLLQQWLALSPEQREEMGQRAGSCFLDRFEAHQAAANLIQALNKN, encoded by the coding sequence ATGAAGATTCTGAATGTTATCTCCTCCACTAATCCTGCTAATGGTGGGCCGATCGAAGCGATTCTCCAGATCGCACCACTGTTGATTGAAGCCGGACACACCAGCGAGATTATTAGTTTTGATTTGCCCGATGATGCCTGGTTAGCTAATTATCCGCTCAAGGTTCATGGGATCGGTCCCAGCCAGACCAGCTATGCCTATTGCCCTCGGTTCTTACCCTGGCTGCGGCAAAACGCCAAAAACTACGATCGGATTATTGTGCATGGCCTGTGGCAATATTGCGGCTTTGGCACCTGGTTAGCATTGCGCGATCGCAAATCTAATCCAGAGTTACCACCCTATTACGTCTATCCCCACGGAATGCTCGATCCCTGGTTCAAGAAAACTTATCCGCTCAAGCATCTCAAGAAATTGCTCTACTGGTTGCCGATCGAATATTGGGTGCTAAAAGATGCCGCCGCCACGTTTTTTACTTGCGAAGCCGAAAAAGAACTAGCCAGACAATCATTTGCCATTTATAAATGCAATGAAGTGGTAGTGAATCTGGGCACTGCCAAGCCTCCGGTTGATCGCCACCAGCAACAGCAAGCCTTTTTCGATCAATTCCCCCATTTAAAGGAAACCAGGATTTTACTATTTCTGGGGCGGATTCATGTCAAAAAGGGTTGCGATCTACTCATAGAAGCCTTTGCCCAAATAGCGAACCAAGATCCTAACCTTCAGCTAGTCTTTGCAGGCCCCGATCAGACCAATTGGCAGGCAACTCTGGAAGATCGCGCTCAGGATTTGGGCATAAGTAGCCGGATCACCTGGACAGGGATGTTGCTGGGCGATTCTAAATGGGGTGCATTGCACGCTGCCGAAGCCCTGGTTTTGCCATCCCACCAGGAGAATTTTGGTTTTGTGGTGGCGGAAGCATTGGCTTGTGGTACGCCAGTGTTGATTTCTAATAAGGTGAACATCTGGCAGGAGATCGAAAGCGATCGGGCTGGAATTGTGGCTAACGACGATCTAGCCGGGACGGTGAGCTTGTTGCAACAATGGTTGGCGCTTTCACCGGAACAACGGGAAGAGATGGGACAAAGGGCAGGTAGTTGTTTTCTCGATCGGTTTGAAGCTCATCAAGCGGCAGCGAATTTGATTCAGGCATTAAATAAAAACTAA
- a CDS encoding ABC transporter ATP-binding protein, whose product MRSPQPLASQADQKSRSTSKQPLKRLLAYASNYNRQIQLASLCSILNKLFDLAPPVLIGIAVDTVVKQQDSLLANYGLTSVSSQLIALAMISLVIWAFESIFEYAFARLWRNLAQTIQHDLRLDAYSHLQELELAFFEERSTGGLMSILSDDINQLERFLDVGANEVIQTLTTIIVVGGIFMAIAPEVAWWSVIPMPFILWGSIAFQGLLAPRYANVREKVSLMNGQLSNNLSGITTIKSFTTEDYEISRIEKLSDKYRQSNRRAIALSAAFVPLIRILIFIGFVATLVVGGLQVEAGTIAVGSYSVMVFITQRLLWPLTRLGETLDQYQRAMASTNRVMDLLDQPITMHPGHIDLGEQHAIDAKNLAQPLTATNGEKKERSAQIQIRGEVNFEQVSFAYPSSPAVISDLSLQIPAGQTIGIVGATGSGKSTLVKLLMRLYEINSGRITLDGMDISEIKLRDLRGCMGLVSQDVFLFHGSVWENIAYGSFDASTEAIEAAAKIAEADDFIAKLPHGYDTIVGERGQKLSGGQRQRLAIARAVLRDPPILILDEATSAVDNETELAIHRSLEKITANRTTIAIAHRLSTVRNADRIYVMEHGRLVEQGTHDQLNAMSGIYAELWRLQTGQLAS is encoded by the coding sequence ATGCGATCGCCCCAACCCTTAGCCAGTCAAGCCGATCAAAAATCCCGATCGACTAGCAAGCAACCCCTCAAGCGACTCCTTGCCTACGCCAGCAACTACAATCGCCAGATCCAACTAGCTTCGCTCTGCTCGATCCTGAACAAACTCTTTGACCTCGCGCCCCCGGTGTTAATTGGGATCGCCGTAGACACCGTTGTCAAACAACAGGATTCACTGCTCGCTAATTATGGTCTAACCTCCGTTAGCAGCCAATTGATCGCCCTGGCAATGATTAGCCTGGTGATCTGGGCATTTGAATCGATCTTTGAATATGCCTTTGCGCGGTTATGGCGGAATCTGGCGCAAACAATCCAGCATGATTTGCGGCTCGATGCCTATAGCCATTTGCAAGAATTAGAGCTAGCTTTTTTTGAAGAACGCAGCACTGGTGGACTGATGTCGATCCTCAGCGATGATATTAATCAGCTAGAGCGGTTTTTGGATGTGGGGGCGAATGAGGTGATTCAAACCCTAACGACGATCATTGTGGTGGGTGGGATTTTTATGGCGATCGCGCCGGAGGTGGCCTGGTGGTCAGTAATTCCGATGCCATTTATTTTGTGGGGGTCGATCGCTTTCCAGGGATTGCTTGCACCGCGCTATGCCAATGTGCGCGAAAAGGTGAGCCTGATGAATGGGCAGCTTTCCAATAACCTCAGTGGCATTACTACAATCAAAAGCTTTACCACCGAAGATTATGAAATCAGCCGAATTGAAAAGCTCAGCGATAAATATCGCCAGAGTAATCGCCGTGCGATCGCCCTCAGCGCTGCGTTTGTGCCTTTAATTAGAATTCTTATTTTCATTGGTTTTGTGGCTACCCTGGTGGTGGGTGGCTTACAGGTGGAGGCAGGCACGATCGCGGTCGGTTCCTATAGCGTGATGGTGTTTATTACGCAGCGCTTACTGTGGCCGCTGACCAGACTGGGCGAAACCCTCGATCAATATCAGCGGGCGATGGCTTCTACCAATCGGGTGATGGATTTGCTCGATCAACCAATCACGATGCATCCCGGCCACATTGACCTGGGTGAACAACATGCGATCGATGCCAAGAACTTAGCTCAGCCACTCACGGCTACCAATGGTGAAAAGAAAGAGCGATCGGCGCAAATTCAAATTCGTGGCGAGGTGAACTTTGAGCAGGTCAGCTTTGCCTATCCCAGCAGCCCTGCTGTAATTAGCGATCTCAGCTTGCAAATCCCCGCTGGCCAGACGATCGGCATTGTGGGGGCAACGGGCTCCGGTAAAAGCACACTGGTAAAACTATTGATGCGATTGTATGAGATTAACTCTGGCCGGATCACCCTCGATGGCATGGACATCAGTGAGATAAAGCTGCGTGATCTACGCGGTTGCATGGGTTTGGTCAGTCAGGATGTATTTTTGTTTCATGGCTCGGTGTGGGAAAACATTGCCTATGGGAGTTTTGATGCCAGCACTGAGGCGATCGAAGCGGCGGCCAAAATTGCCGAGGCCGATGATTTTATTGCCAAGCTGCCCCACGGTTATGACACGATCGTGGGTGAACGGGGGCAAAAGCTCTCCGGTGGACAACGGCAAAGATTAGCGATCGCCAGGGCGGTATTGCGTGATCCGCCAATTTTGATCCTGGATGAAGCCACCTCGGCGGTTGATAATGAAACCGAATTAGCAATCCATCGATCCCTAGAAAAAATCACTGCTAATCGTACTACAATTGCGATCGCCCATCGGCTCTCCACAGTGCGTAATGCCGATCGAATCTATGTAATGGAGCATGGCCGATTGGTTGAGCAGGGCACCCATGATCAACTCAATGCGATGAGTGGGATCTATGCGGAGTTGTGGCGATTGCAAACCGGACAGTTGGCCAGTTAG
- a CDS encoding ABC transporter ATP-binding protein, whose product MSKSDRNRNIPTSAAPTSIYWQLFDYIKQHWWLITKAFLCTVGFIGTMPLLAHFLGQAADAIGRGDVPGITRISGVTLVMFVFRGLFQYGQDVLMAEAALNVAMDLRVNVYAHLHTLDVDYFAESRTGDLSYRLTEDIDRIGEVINKFFHQFVPSVLQLVFVLGYMLYLDWLLTLTVLLVAPALAYMIGWFGSKMLDLSRQSQEQVSNLSSLLSEVFSGIRLIRAFNTEAYEINRFRGEARQDRRRKYATERIKAIQWPLVGFLQAAGIIVLFWLAAWQISTGQLSGSDFVAFAAGVLLLIDPIVNTTGVYNEIKQAEASADRIFEIFEIHPSIREKPDAVTLPEITGKVEYKQVSFCYTPDCMVIADISFLAFPGEVIALVGSSGAGKSTLMNLLTRFYEPIAGQILIDGFDIQDVTISSLRQQLAIVPQETILFSGTIAANIAFGQLRYDLKAVEEAAKIANAHDFITSFPDGYLTKVGERGVNLSGGQRQRIAIARAVLFDPKILILDEATSALDAESESLVQEALQRLMQGRTVFVIAHRLATVRNSDRIFVMEQGRIIESGTHQELLEQAGRYAQFHSRQFH is encoded by the coding sequence TTGAGTAAATCCGATCGCAATCGAAACATTCCAACCAGTGCCGCGCCAACTTCGATCTATTGGCAGCTTTTTGACTACATCAAGCAGCATTGGTGGTTAATTACCAAAGCCTTTTTATGCACAGTTGGTTTTATTGGCACGATGCCATTGCTGGCGCATTTTTTGGGTCAGGCCGCCGATGCGATCGGGCGCGGTGATGTCCCTGGCATTACCCGTATTTCTGGGGTCACCCTGGTGATGTTTGTGTTTCGGGGGCTGTTTCAATATGGCCAGGATGTGCTGATGGCCGAAGCGGCGCTGAATGTGGCGATGGATTTGCGGGTGAATGTCTATGCCCACTTGCATACATTGGATGTGGACTATTTTGCGGAATCGCGCACGGGCGATCTTTCCTATCGTCTCACCGAAGATATCGATCGGATTGGCGAAGTAATCAACAAATTCTTTCATCAATTTGTGCCCTCGGTATTGCAACTGGTGTTTGTGCTGGGCTATATGCTCTATCTCGATTGGCTATTGACCCTGACGGTGCTTTTAGTTGCGCCTGCGCTGGCCTATATGATTGGTTGGTTTGGCAGCAAAATGCTGGACTTATCGCGCCAAAGTCAGGAACAGGTTTCGAATCTGTCTTCTTTACTATCGGAGGTATTCAGCGGCATTCGTCTGATTCGGGCTTTTAATACTGAAGCCTATGAAATCAATCGCTTTCGGGGGGAGGCGCGCCAGGATCGCCGTCGTAAATATGCCACCGAACGAATTAAGGCGATCCAATGGCCTCTGGTGGGTTTCCTGCAAGCGGCGGGGATTATTGTGTTGTTCTGGTTGGCGGCCTGGCAAATTTCAACCGGACAGCTATCCGGTAGTGATTTTGTGGCATTTGCGGCGGGGGTGTTGCTGTTAATCGATCCGATCGTGAATACCACCGGGGTTTACAACGAAATTAAGCAAGCTGAAGCCTCCGCCGATCGCATCTTTGAGATTTTTGAGATCCATCCTTCAATCCGCGAAAAACCTGATGCGGTGACCCTGCCGGAAATTACGGGCAAGGTGGAATATAAGCAGGTCAGCTTTTGCTACACGCCCGATTGCATGGTGATCGCAGATATTAGCTTCCTGGCTTTCCCCGGCGAAGTGATCGCCCTGGTGGGTTCTTCGGGGGCGGGTAAATCAACGCTGATGAATTTGCTGACTCGCTTTTATGAGCCGATCGCTGGCCAGATTTTGATTGATGGCTTTGATATTCAGGATGTGACCATATCTAGCTTGCGCCAACAACTGGCGATCGTACCGCAGGAGACGATCCTGTTTTCGGGCACGATTGCGGCGAATATTGCCTTTGGTCAATTGCGTTATGACCTCAAGGCAGTAGAAGAAGCGGCTAAGATCGCCAATGCCCATGATTTTATTACTAGCTTTCCGGATGGTTATTTAACCAAAGTCGGTGAGCGGGGCGTTAACCTGTCCGGCGGGCAACGGCAAAGGATTGCGATCGCCAGGGCAGTGCTTTTTGATCCCAAAATTTTAATTCTGGATGAGGCCACTTCGGCGCTAGATGCAGAATCGGAATCACTGGTGCAGGAGGCTTTGCAGCGGTTGATGCAGGGGCGGACAGTGTTTGTGATCGCCCACCGTTTGGCCACGGTCAGGAATAGCGATCGGATTTTTGTGATGGAGCAGGGGCGAATTATTGAGTCGGGCACGCATCAGGAGTTACTGGAGCAGGCGGGGCGCTACGCGCAGTTTCATTCCAGGCAGTTTCATTAA
- a CDS encoding DNA adenine methylase: MVRVSHYITAPGRKYGAKPFLKWAGGKRQLIAKIQEFIPASFNTYFEPFVGGGAVLFDLQPTQVVINDRNAELINCYRVIKDSVEALITQLELHKAQNTKDYYYQIRQLDRQSSFSLEHDNIARAARIIYLNKTCYNGLFRVNSRGQFNVPFGKYAAPAIVEPEVLRAVSAYLNQNQVTIVNTDFADALAQARSGDFVYFDPPYDPVSDTASFTKYGASGFGREEQTRLREVFGQLDRCGCKLLLSNAQTEFIQELYQGFSCAVVSATRSINSNTKKRGRINEVLISNFEI, from the coding sequence TTGGTCAGAGTTAGCCACTACATCACAGCACCGGGAAGAAAATATGGGGCTAAACCATTCTTGAAGTGGGCTGGTGGGAAACGGCAATTGATCGCCAAAATCCAGGAATTTATTCCCGCTAGTTTTAACACCTACTTCGAGCCATTTGTGGGTGGTGGTGCGGTTTTATTTGACTTGCAACCAACTCAAGTAGTGATTAACGATCGCAACGCAGAACTGATCAATTGCTATCGGGTGATCAAAGATTCAGTCGAAGCATTAATTACGCAGCTAGAACTACATAAAGCCCAGAACACCAAAGATTATTATTACCAGATTCGGCAACTCGATCGCCAATCTAGTTTTTCGCTTGAGCATGACAATATTGCCAGGGCGGCGCGGATTATTTATCTCAATAAAACTTGCTATAACGGCTTGTTTCGGGTTAATTCGCGGGGGCAGTTTAATGTGCCGTTTGGTAAATATGCGGCTCCGGCGATCGTCGAGCCAGAGGTCTTACGGGCGGTCAGTGCATATTTAAACCAGAACCAGGTCACGATTGTGAATACTGACTTTGCTGATGCATTGGCACAGGCACGATCGGGCGATTTTGTGTATTTTGATCCGCCCTATGATCCGGTTTCTGATACGGCTTCTTTCACTAAGTATGGCGCGAGTGGGTTTGGCCGCGAAGAACAAACCAGGTTGCGGGAGGTCTTTGGTCAGCTCGATCGATGTGGTTGCAAGCTGTTGCTGAGCAATGCCCAGACTGAATTTATTCAAGAGCTATATCAGGGCTTTAGTTGTGCGGTTGTTAGTGCCACCCGATCGATTAATTCCAATACTAAAAAACGGGGTCGGATTAATGAGGTTTTGATCAGCAATTTTGAGATTTAA